From one Streptomyces sp. N50 genomic stretch:
- a CDS encoding ATP-binding protein: MNDVRRGRLKVYLGAAPGVGKTYRMLDEARRRAARGADVVVGFAECHGRPRTEAMLDGLEVVARSQCAYRGGYFEEMDLPAVLARRPEVAVVDEFAHSNVPGGGRNAKRWQDIDVLLAAGIDVVTAVNVQHLASLKDVVEKITGVPQHETVPDDVVRRAQQIELIDMPPEGLRRRMAHGNIYTPEKIDAALANYFRPGNLTALRQLALLWVADRVDEALHTYRAEHAIGGVWETRERVVVALTGGPEGDTLIRRAARIADRSAGGDLLAVHVARSDGLAAGVSHASLARQRRLVEDLGGSYHSVVGDGVATALVDFARTENATQLVLGTSRRGRFERFLTGPGTGETVTELSGDIDVHRVTHERAGRGTLLPSRRRTLSTARLIAGPVAGLVLPVLLTVCLAQVRGTVNLTSEALLFLLAVVGVACIGGVASAVIASVTASLLLNYWFIPPIGQFTLDDPNALLALGVFTVVAATVAAVVDRSLRLSRRSARATAEAETMSSLAGSIVRGGQTIPALLERTRETFGTDSAELVDEPPDHEVGSGVTTVPAGPGAYLVLRGRTLSSSERRVLAAFAAHVGSAVERAQLAEAAAEIEPVKAADRLRTALLRAVGHDLRTPLAAGWAAVTSLRGRDVEFSAEDRDELLATADESMAKLNRLLENLLDLSRLEAGVLPLSLRATSLEEVLPMALADVPDVDLRDVESIPPVLVDPPLLERVIANLAGNAARHTPAGRRVMVTASALGGRVELRVVDRGPGLPTTGRERLFEPFQRLGDTDNTTGLGLGLALARGLTEAMNGTLTPEDTPGGGLTMVVSLPLAERVDPSASTAAATPGRTP, from the coding sequence ATGAACGACGTACGACGCGGACGACTGAAGGTCTACCTCGGGGCGGCCCCGGGTGTCGGCAAGACCTACCGCATGCTCGACGAGGCACGGCGCCGGGCCGCTCGGGGCGCCGATGTGGTGGTGGGGTTCGCCGAGTGCCACGGGCGCCCGCGCACCGAGGCGATGCTCGACGGCCTGGAGGTCGTGGCGCGGTCCCAATGCGCGTACAGGGGTGGGTACTTCGAGGAGATGGACCTCCCGGCGGTGCTCGCGCGCCGTCCCGAGGTGGCCGTCGTCGACGAGTTCGCGCACAGCAACGTCCCCGGCGGCGGCCGCAACGCCAAGCGCTGGCAGGACATCGACGTGCTGCTCGCCGCCGGCATCGACGTCGTCACCGCCGTCAACGTGCAGCATCTGGCCTCCCTCAAGGACGTCGTCGAGAAGATCACCGGGGTGCCGCAGCACGAGACGGTGCCCGACGACGTCGTACGCCGGGCCCAGCAGATCGAGCTGATCGACATGCCGCCCGAGGGACTGCGGCGGCGCATGGCGCACGGCAACATCTACACACCGGAGAAGATCGACGCGGCCCTCGCCAACTACTTCCGGCCCGGAAACCTCACCGCCCTGAGGCAGTTGGCGCTGCTGTGGGTCGCCGACCGGGTGGACGAGGCGCTGCATACGTACCGTGCCGAGCACGCGATCGGCGGGGTGTGGGAGACCCGGGAGCGCGTGGTCGTCGCGCTCACCGGCGGGCCCGAGGGCGACACGCTCATCCGGCGCGCGGCCCGCATCGCCGACCGGTCCGCCGGCGGCGACCTCCTCGCCGTGCACGTGGCCCGCAGCGACGGACTCGCCGCCGGGGTGTCCCACGCCTCGCTCGCCCGGCAGCGGCGCCTCGTCGAGGACCTCGGCGGCAGCTACCACTCGGTGGTCGGCGACGGCGTCGCCACCGCCCTGGTCGACTTCGCCCGCACCGAGAACGCCACCCAACTCGTCCTCGGCACCAGCCGCCGGGGCCGGTTCGAGCGATTTCTGACCGGCCCCGGCACGGGCGAGACGGTCACGGAACTGAGCGGTGACATCGACGTCCACCGGGTCACCCACGAGCGGGCCGGACGCGGCACCCTGCTGCCGTCCCGCCGCCGTACCCTCTCGACGGCCCGGCTGATCGCCGGGCCCGTGGCGGGACTTGTGCTGCCGGTGCTGCTCACCGTGTGTCTCGCCCAGGTGCGCGGCACGGTCAACCTCACCAGCGAGGCACTGCTGTTCCTCCTCGCCGTGGTCGGGGTGGCCTGCATAGGCGGCGTGGCCTCGGCGGTCATCGCGTCGGTCACGGCCTCGCTGCTGCTCAACTACTGGTTCATCCCGCCCATCGGCCAGTTCACCCTGGACGACCCCAACGCCCTCTTGGCGCTAGGGGTGTTCACGGTCGTGGCGGCGACGGTCGCCGCCGTGGTCGACCGTTCGCTACGACTGTCCCGGCGCTCGGCGCGTGCCACCGCCGAGGCCGAGACGATGTCCTCCCTCGCGGGCAGCATCGTGCGCGGCGGCCAGACGATCCCGGCCCTGCTGGAACGCACCCGCGAGACCTTCGGCACCGACTCGGCGGAACTCGTCGACGAGCCACCGGACCACGAGGTCGGCTCCGGAGTCACCACGGTCCCGGCGGGCCCCGGCGCGTACCTCGTCCTGCGCGGACGCACCCTGTCCTCCTCGGAGCGGCGCGTCCTGGCCGCCTTCGCCGCGCACGTCGGCTCCGCCGTCGAACGGGCCCAACTCGCCGAAGCCGCCGCCGAGATCGAGCCGGTGAAGGCCGCCGACCGCCTGCGTACGGCGCTGCTGCGGGCCGTGGGACACGATCTGCGGACGCCGCTCGCGGCGGGGTGGGCGGCCGTGACCTCGTTGCGCGGGCGGGATGTCGAGTTCTCCGCCGAGGACCGGGACGAACTCCTCGCCACCGCCGACGAGTCGATGGCCAAGCTCAACCGACTGCTGGAGAATCTCCTCGACTTGAGCCGTCTCGAAGCGGGCGTCCTGCCGCTGAGCCTGCGGGCGACGAGCCTGGAGGAGGTGCTGCCGATGGCGCTCGCGGACGTGCCCGACGTGGATCTGCGGGACGTGGAGTCGATACCGCCGGTGCTCGTCGATCCGCCGCTGCTGGAACGCGTGATCGCCAACCTCGCCGGCAACGCGGCCCGGCACACCCCGGCCGGGCGGCGGGTCATGGTCACCGCCAGTGCGCTGGGCGGGCGGGTGGAGCTGAGGGTCGTGGACCGGGGGCCAGGGCTGCCAACCACCGGCCGCGAGCGCCTCTTCGAGCCCTTCCAGCGGCTCGGCGACACGGACAACACCACCGGCCTCGGGCTGGGTCTCGCCCTCGCGCGGGGCCTCACGGAGGCGATGAACGGGACGCTCACGCCCGAGGACACGCCGGGTGGCGGCCTGACGATGGTCGTCTCGCTTCCGCTGGCCGAGCGCGTGGACCCGTCAGCCTCGACCGCGGCCGCTACTCCAGGCCGGACACCTTGA
- a CDS encoding Na+/H+ antiporter yields MRGVGTVLALVVLATLVATFARRWRIPAPSLLVVAGLAVALLPGTPSIEISPDVIGLVVLPPLLYASAEDMSWRELKAVWKPVGILAIGLVLASAAAVGWVASMVTPLSWQMAFVLGAVLASTDPVAVTALGRRLALPPRIQMLVQAESLFNDATSLVLFRVAVTVAVTSAAANWGAAGGEFVVLAGGGTVIGAAVAYVVTLIRRRTEDPVLETVISLVTPYAAYVLAEGAHTSGVTSVVVAGVVLGGRGDRLTNARIRLQLHAVYGTVVFLLESVVFSLIGLALPAQVRALSDGDRAWPLYALAVAGTLIAVRLLWLAPLSAVVQRKGGVHRVNWRVPMVLTWAGTRGVLPLAAALSIPEVTKSGATLPDRPLVLVLTTSVVVVTLVVQGFTLAPVVRRSGIALEPDHTEREEASARCRLADAGIRRLDELAELEAVPDVVLDRLRRGLNARLDDARDRLSDNNGQAAHAESADLVYRQLRRDLIAVETVELQRLYDDHAISDTTRRRLQRSLDLEEARLADA; encoded by the coding sequence ATGCGCGGCGTCGGTACGGTTCTGGCACTCGTGGTACTGGCGACGCTGGTCGCGACGTTCGCCCGCCGCTGGCGGATCCCCGCACCCTCCCTCCTCGTGGTCGCCGGTCTCGCCGTGGCCCTGCTGCCGGGCACCCCGTCGATCGAGATCAGCCCGGACGTGATCGGCCTGGTCGTCCTGCCGCCGCTCCTGTACGCCAGCGCCGAGGACATGTCGTGGCGTGAGCTGAAGGCGGTGTGGAAGCCGGTCGGAATCCTCGCGATCGGCCTGGTCCTCGCGTCGGCTGCGGCTGTGGGCTGGGTGGCTTCGATGGTGACCCCGCTGTCCTGGCAGATGGCGTTCGTGCTCGGCGCGGTCCTGGCCAGCACCGACCCGGTCGCCGTCACCGCACTGGGCCGCCGCCTCGCGCTGCCGCCCCGGATCCAGATGCTCGTCCAGGCGGAGTCCCTGTTCAACGACGCGACCTCACTGGTCCTGTTCCGGGTCGCGGTCACCGTCGCCGTGACCTCGGCGGCGGCCAACTGGGGTGCGGCGGGCGGGGAGTTCGTCGTCCTCGCGGGCGGCGGCACGGTCATCGGAGCGGCCGTGGCGTACGTCGTCACCCTGATCCGGCGGCGCACCGAGGACCCGGTCCTGGAGACGGTGATCTCCCTCGTCACGCCGTACGCGGCCTACGTCCTCGCGGAGGGCGCGCACACCTCCGGCGTAACGTCGGTCGTGGTGGCCGGAGTTGTCCTCGGAGGCCGCGGCGACCGCCTCACCAACGCCCGCATACGGCTCCAACTGCACGCCGTCTACGGCACGGTGGTGTTCCTCCTGGAGAGCGTGGTGTTCTCCCTGATCGGCCTCGCGCTACCGGCCCAGGTACGGGCACTGTCCGACGGCGACCGCGCGTGGCCCCTGTACGCGCTCGCGGTGGCGGGCACCCTGATCGCCGTACGACTGCTGTGGCTGGCGCCGCTGTCGGCGGTGGTGCAGCGCAAGGGCGGGGTGCACAGGGTGAATTGGCGGGTACCGATGGTCCTGACCTGGGCGGGCACCCGGGGCGTCCTCCCGCTGGCGGCGGCCCTGTCGATCCCGGAGGTCACGAAGAGCGGCGCCACCCTGCCCGACCGCCCCCTGGTCCTGGTCCTCACCACGTCGGTCGTGGTCGTCACCCTCGTCGTCCAGGGCTTCACCCTCGCGCCGGTCGTCCGCCGCTCCGGAATCGCCCTGGAACCCGACCACACGGAACGCGAAGAGGCCTCCGCCCGCTGCCGGTTGGCCGACGCGGGCATCCGCCGCCTGGACGAACTGGCCGAGCTGGAAGCGGTCCCGGACGTGGTCCTCGACCGCCTCCGCCGCGGCCTCAACGCCCGCCTCGACGACGCCCGCGACCGCCTCTCCGACAACAACGGCCAAGCGGCGCACGCCGAATCGGCCGACCTGGTCTACCGCCAACTCCGCCGCGACCTGATCGCCGTGGAGACGGTGGAACTGCAGCGCCTCTACGACGACCACGCCATCAGCGACACCACCCGCAGGCGCCTCCAGCGCTCCTTGGACCTGGAGGAGGCGAGGCTGGCGGACGCCTGA
- a CDS encoding amino acid transporter, with protein MATTEHPPSRMRAWMLEGLADMGKGSHQVAQTAPEPQQHVHQGQRWWRVMCLTGVDYFSTLGYQPGIAALAAGLLSPVATIVLVIVTLAGALPVYRRVAEESPHGEGSIAMLERLLSFWKGKLFVLTLLGFAATDFLITITLSAADASTHLVENPHLTSMLHDKQMLITLILVALLGAVFLKGFLEAIGVAVYLVAAYLSLNVVVVIVGMWHVVTHGHVVTDWSSALTTEHGNVFAMIGVSLLVFPKLALGLSGFETGVAVMPHVEGDPDDTHDNPKGRIRDTKKLLTTAALIMSVFLIATSFITTVLIPEKEFKAGGQANGRALAYLAHEYLGNAFGTVYDLSTIAILWFAGASAMAGLLNLMPRYLPRYGMAPHWARAVRPMVIVFTLVAFLVTWIFDASVDAQGGAYATGVLVLMSSAAIAVTIAARRAQQRNWTVVFGIVSAVLLYVTVVNVIERPDGVKIGACFIAGIILVSLLSRLARAFELRVTSVQLDSMAERFIRDMASRKIRFVANEPDRRDKAEYRDKIEQIRNDNDIPGEDFVFVEVTVLDASEFEAGLTVRGEVLHGRYRVLTLESSSVPNALAALMLHVRDSTGRIPHMYFEWTEGNPFANFLRFFLFGQGEVAPVTREVLREAEPDRNRRPRVHTG; from the coding sequence ATGGCCACGACCGAACACCCTCCCAGTCGTATGCGCGCCTGGATGCTGGAGGGCCTGGCCGACATGGGCAAGGGCAGCCACCAGGTCGCGCAGACCGCACCGGAACCCCAGCAGCACGTCCACCAGGGCCAACGCTGGTGGCGGGTGATGTGCCTGACCGGCGTCGACTACTTCTCCACCCTCGGCTACCAGCCCGGCATCGCGGCCCTCGCCGCCGGCCTGCTCTCCCCCGTCGCGACGATCGTCCTCGTGATCGTCACCCTGGCCGGCGCCCTCCCCGTGTACCGACGCGTCGCCGAGGAGAGCCCGCACGGCGAGGGCTCCATCGCGATGCTGGAGCGCCTGCTGTCGTTCTGGAAGGGCAAGCTGTTCGTCCTGACCCTGCTCGGGTTCGCGGCGACGGACTTCCTGATCACGATCACCCTGTCGGCGGCGGACGCCTCCACCCACCTGGTGGAGAACCCGCACCTGACGAGCATGCTGCACGACAAGCAGATGCTGATCACACTGATCCTGGTCGCCCTGCTCGGCGCGGTGTTCCTCAAGGGGTTCCTGGAGGCGATCGGCGTCGCCGTGTACCTCGTCGCGGCCTATCTCAGCCTCAACGTCGTCGTCGTGATCGTCGGCATGTGGCACGTGGTCACCCACGGACACGTGGTCACCGACTGGAGCAGCGCGCTGACCACCGAGCACGGCAACGTCTTCGCGATGATCGGCGTCTCCCTGCTGGTCTTCCCCAAGCTCGCGCTCGGCCTCTCCGGCTTCGAGACCGGCGTCGCCGTCATGCCGCACGTCGAGGGCGACCCGGACGACACCCACGACAACCCCAAGGGCCGTATCCGCGACACGAAGAAGCTGCTGACGACCGCCGCGCTCATCATGAGCGTGTTCCTGATCGCCACCAGCTTCATCACCACGGTGCTCATCCCGGAGAAGGAGTTCAAGGCGGGCGGCCAGGCCAACGGCCGCGCGCTCGCCTACCTCGCGCACGAGTACCTGGGCAACGCCTTCGGCACGGTCTACGACCTCTCGACCATCGCCATCCTGTGGTTCGCCGGCGCCTCCGCGATGGCCGGCCTCCTCAACCTGATGCCGCGCTACCTCCCCCGCTACGGCATGGCCCCGCACTGGGCCCGCGCGGTCCGCCCGATGGTGATCGTCTTCACGCTGGTCGCGTTCCTGGTCACCTGGATCTTCGACGCCAGCGTCGACGCCCAGGGCGGCGCCTACGCCACCGGCGTCCTGGTCCTGATGTCCTCCGCCGCGATCGCGGTCACCATCGCGGCCCGCCGCGCCCAGCAGCGCAACTGGACCGTCGTCTTCGGCATCGTCTCCGCGGTCCTCCTCTACGTCACCGTCGTGAACGTCATCGAACGCCCCGACGGCGTGAAGATCGGCGCCTGCTTCATCGCCGGCATCATCCTGGTCTCCCTGCTGTCCCGGCTGGCCCGCGCCTTCGAACTCCGTGTGACGAGCGTGCAGTTGGACTCCATGGCGGAACGATTCATCCGTGACATGGCCAGCCGGAAGATCCGCTTCGTCGCCAACGAGCCCGACCGCCGTGACAAGGCCGAGTACCGGGACAAGATCGAGCAGATCCGCAACGACAACGACATCCCCGGCGAGGACTTCGTCTTCGTCGAGGTGACGGTCCTCGACGCCTCCGAGTTCGAGGCGGGTCTGACGGTGCGGGGCGAGGTGCTGCACGGCCGCTACCGCGTCCTGACCCTGGAGTCGTCCTCCGTCCCGAACGCCCTGGCCGCGCTGATGCTCCACGTCCGCGACTCGACGGGCCGCATCCCGCACATGTACTTCGAGTGGACCGAGGGCAACCCCTTCGCCAACTTCCTCCGCTTCTTCCTCTTCGGCCAGGGCGAGGTGGCCCCGGTCACCCGAGAGGTCCTGCGCGAGGCGGAGCCGGACCGCAACCGGCGGCCGCGCGTACACACGGGCTGA
- a CDS encoding DUF1707 domain-containing protein, translating into MSGELTGTTGLRASHADRDRVVDVLTGAAGDGRLTAEELDERVEAALTARTLGELAILTADLPVVAGATPVEVKDVARIEQNGGSTRRGDGWVVPRRLEIQSRLGDVTLDFTQAVITQPTLRIDLDMHLGALRLLLPPGIVVDTDSLVLNYAKLKTRGPGDTGAPAELRIEIAGQLGFGKVLIRRTRRAVRKSPTP; encoded by the coding sequence ATGTCGGGTGAGCTGACGGGCACGACCGGGTTGCGGGCCTCGCATGCGGACCGGGACCGCGTCGTGGACGTGCTGACCGGCGCGGCCGGCGACGGCAGGCTGACCGCCGAGGAGCTCGACGAGCGCGTCGAGGCGGCCCTGACCGCCCGCACGCTGGGGGAGCTGGCGATCCTGACGGCCGACCTGCCGGTGGTGGCGGGCGCGACCCCGGTCGAGGTGAAGGACGTCGCCCGCATCGAGCAGAACGGCGGCTCCACGCGGCGCGGTGACGGCTGGGTGGTGCCGCGCAGGCTGGAGATCCAGTCGCGCCTGGGCGATGTGACCCTCGACTTCACCCAGGCGGTGATCACCCAGCCGACGCTCCGCATCGACCTCGACATGCACCTCGGTGCGCTACGGCTGCTGTTGCCGCCGGGCATCGTGGTGGACACCGACTCCCTGGTGCTCAACTACGCCAAGCTCAAGACACGCGGGCCCGGTGACACGGGGGCTCCGGCCGAGCTGCGGATAGAGATCGCCGGGCAACTGGGCTTCGGCAAGGTCCTGATCCGCCGGACGCGGCGCGCGGTCAGGAAATCCCCGACGCCCTGA
- a CDS encoding molybdopterin-binding protein, producing the protein MQSYTIGQAARLLGVSPDTARRWADAGRVTTHRDEGGRRLIDGVDLAAFSVELAKAGGVEEDPSYTSVRNAFPGIVTAIKLGDVAAQVEIQAGPHRLVSLLTREAVEELGLEVGMEATARVKSTNVHIDRV; encoded by the coding sequence ATGCAGTCCTACACAATCGGCCAGGCGGCGCGGCTGCTCGGCGTGAGCCCGGACACCGCGCGCCGGTGGGCGGACGCGGGCCGGGTGACGACCCACCGCGACGAGGGCGGCCGTCGCCTCATCGACGGGGTCGATCTCGCCGCGTTCTCGGTCGAGTTGGCGAAGGCGGGCGGTGTCGAGGAGGACCCCTCCTACACCTCGGTGCGCAACGCGTTCCCCGGCATCGTCACCGCGATCAAGCTCGGCGACGTCGCCGCCCAGGTCGAGATCCAGGCCGGCCCGCACCGCCTGGTCTCCCTGCTGACCCGCGAGGCCGTCGAGGAACTCGGCCTGGAGGTCGGCATGGAGGCCACCGCCCGCGTGAAGTCGACGAACGTGCACATCGACCGGGTGTGA
- a CDS encoding NAD-dependent formate dehydrogenase, giving the protein MAKVLCVLYDDPIDGYPTSYARDDLPVIDHYPGGQTTPTPEAVDFTPGHLLGSVSGELGLRAYLEAAGHTLVVTSDKDGEGSVFDRELVDADIVISQPFWPAYLTAERIAAAKNLKLAVTAGIGSDHVDLDSAISHGVTVAEVTYCNSISVAEHVVMMTLSLVRNYLPSHQVVLDGGWNIADCVARSYDLEGMHVGTVAAGRIGLAVLRRLAPFDVKLHYTDRHRLPEDVERELGLTWHESAEDMVPHCDVVTINAPLHPETEGLFGDKLLAQMKRGAYLINTARAKIVDRDAVDRALRSGQLAGYAGDVWFPQPAPADHPWRTMPHHGMTPHISGSSLSAQARYAAGTREILEAFFAGRPIRDEYLIVDGGALAGTGAHSYSVNK; this is encoded by the coding sequence ATGGCCAAGGTTCTCTGTGTCCTGTACGACGACCCGATCGACGGATACCCGACCTCGTACGCCCGCGACGACCTGCCGGTGATCGACCACTACCCGGGCGGCCAGACCACCCCCACCCCCGAGGCCGTCGACTTCACCCCGGGGCACCTCCTCGGCAGCGTCTCCGGTGAACTCGGCCTGCGCGCCTACCTGGAGGCGGCCGGGCACACCCTTGTCGTCACCTCCGACAAGGACGGCGAGGGCTCGGTCTTCGACCGGGAACTGGTCGACGCCGACATCGTGATCTCGCAGCCGTTCTGGCCCGCGTACCTCACCGCGGAGCGGATCGCCGCCGCCAAGAACCTCAAGCTCGCGGTCACCGCCGGCATCGGTTCCGACCACGTCGACCTCGACTCGGCGATCTCGCACGGCGTGACGGTCGCCGAGGTGACGTACTGCAACAGCATCAGCGTCGCCGAACACGTCGTGATGATGACGCTGTCCCTCGTGCGCAACTACCTGCCGTCCCACCAGGTCGTGCTCGACGGCGGCTGGAACATCGCGGACTGCGTGGCCCGTTCGTACGACCTCGAAGGCATGCACGTCGGGACGGTCGCCGCCGGGCGGATCGGGCTCGCGGTGCTGCGGCGGCTCGCGCCCTTCGACGTCAAGCTGCACTACACCGACCGGCACCGGCTTCCCGAGGACGTGGAGCGGGAGTTGGGGCTCACCTGGCACGAGAGCGCCGAGGACATGGTGCCGCACTGCGACGTGGTCACCATCAACGCGCCGCTGCACCCCGAGACCGAGGGGCTGTTCGGGGACAAGCTGCTCGCGCAGATGAAGCGCGGGGCGTATCTCATCAACACCGCGCGGGCGAAGATCGTGGACCGGGACGCCGTCGACCGGGCCCTGCGCAGTGGGCAGTTGGCGGGGTACGCCGGTGACGTGTGGTTCCCGCAGCCCGCTCCGGCGGACCACCCGTGGCGCACCATGCCGCACCACGGGATGACCCCGCACATCTCCGGTTCCTCGCTGTCGGCGCAGGCGCGGTACGCGGCGGGCACGCGGGAGATCCTGGAGGCGTTCTTCGCGGGGCGGCCGATCCGGGACGAGTATCTGATCGTGGACGGGGGCGCGTTGGCGGGTACCGGTGCGCACTCCTACTCGGTCAACAAGTGA
- a CDS encoding LysR family transcriptional regulator has product MLLRQLEYLVALARERHFARAAAACYVSQPSLSAAIRRLEHELDVPIVRRGRRYEGLTPEGEVVLAWAHRILAERDALHQELSALRGGLTGTLRLGVVPTALPAASLLTTPFCLRHPRARVALESLSSVGITQGLAEFELDAAMTYLDDDTLRNVRRLPLYEERYVLLTPVDGPLAGVSKASWAQAATLPLCLLNSRMRNRRIIDECFAAEGATASPAIESDSVAGLYTLLPGGRWSSVISHAWLHMFDVPEGMRVVPLKGPAHGPRVGLVVARSEPRSVLAEALLKVAREAGVRDALDELLHTYLGGGS; this is encoded by the coding sequence ATGTTGCTGCGTCAGCTGGAGTATCTCGTCGCGCTCGCCCGTGAACGGCACTTCGCGCGTGCGGCGGCCGCCTGCTATGTCTCGCAGCCCTCGCTGTCGGCCGCGATCCGGCGCCTGGAGCACGAGTTGGACGTGCCGATCGTGCGGCGCGGCAGACGGTACGAGGGGCTGACACCGGAGGGCGAGGTGGTGCTGGCCTGGGCGCACCGCATCCTGGCCGAACGGGACGCTCTGCACCAGGAGTTGTCGGCGCTGCGGGGTGGACTGACCGGCACGCTGAGGCTGGGTGTGGTGCCGACCGCGCTGCCCGCCGCCTCCCTCCTCACCACCCCGTTCTGCCTACGGCATCCCCGGGCCCGGGTCGCCCTGGAGTCGCTGTCGTCCGTCGGCATCACCCAGGGGCTCGCCGAGTTCGAGCTGGACGCGGCGATGACGTACCTGGACGACGACACGCTCCGCAACGTCCGCCGCCTCCCGCTCTACGAGGAGCGGTACGTCCTCCTCACGCCCGTCGACGGGCCACTCGCCGGTGTCTCCAAGGCCAGTTGGGCCCAGGCGGCCACGCTTCCCCTCTGCCTGCTCAACTCGCGGATGCGCAACCGCCGGATCATCGACGAGTGCTTCGCCGCCGAGGGCGCGACGGCCTCCCCGGCGATCGAGTCGGACAGCGTCGCCGGGCTCTACACCCTGCTGCCCGGGGGCCGTTGGTCCAGCGTGATCTCGCATGCGTGGCTGCACATGTTCGACGTACCGGAGGGGATGAGGGTCGTACCGCTGAAAGGGCCCGCGCACGGTCCCCGGGTCGGACTGGTCGTCGCCCGCAGTGAGCCCCGATCGGTGCTGGCGGAGGCGCTGTTGAAGGTGGCCAGGGAGGCGGGTGTGCGGGACGCGCTCGACGAGCTGCTGCACACGTACCTGGGTGGCGGCAGCTGA
- a CDS encoding helix-turn-helix domain-containing protein → MHVEHLLQDESLGLRLLWAEDAQLAREISGVTVTDLEDPARFVRRDEVVLSGLVWWSAEDGPGRAERFVSALRGAGAAALLAGEETHGSVPDDLVEACVRHGVPVAAVPAHIMFRAITDTVYLGRWGELSRRHTLPENVRGRLSRMAAQGAGPEAIVTTAFAHLERAVAYVLTPSGRTVAATPVASAIPVEKAAGLLGEAVPVDADGVSPYERWHLYLPDPDDAPPRMVHELASVLGRCQEARVRARAEERQTADELGALLAVPGADGAAVVAALRACGLPDDGPYRVLVAETGARRAGLAEGALAEVVAHVGQGAVGRLADGTAFAVVGGVEVGALQDVWPLVAAAENGVPLYGGTGAPVDTAQALNGALAEARYALASARSTAAAGGSALTDAATLTGLDALLTGVPAEVRTAYSRTVLGELRSNAVLLETLETFLACDGSWARTAEALHLHVNSVHYRIGRIEHFTGRDLSRLYDRLDLWAALLCRTGSA, encoded by the coding sequence ATGCACGTCGAACACCTTCTTCAGGACGAGTCCCTCGGCCTGCGCCTGCTGTGGGCCGAGGACGCCCAGCTGGCCCGGGAGATCAGCGGAGTGACCGTGACCGACCTGGAGGACCCCGCCCGTTTCGTGCGGCGGGACGAGGTCGTGCTGAGTGGGCTCGTGTGGTGGTCGGCCGAGGACGGGCCCGGGCGGGCCGAGCGGTTCGTGTCCGCGTTGCGTGGTGCGGGGGCCGCCGCGCTGCTCGCGGGGGAGGAGACGCACGGTTCGGTGCCGGACGATCTCGTCGAGGCCTGTGTGCGGCACGGGGTGCCGGTGGCCGCCGTACCGGCGCACATCATGTTCCGCGCGATCACCGACACCGTGTACCTCGGTCGGTGGGGCGAGTTGAGCCGTCGGCACACGTTGCCGGAGAACGTGCGGGGGCGGCTGAGTCGGATGGCCGCGCAGGGTGCGGGGCCGGAGGCGATCGTGACGACCGCCTTCGCGCATCTTGAGCGCGCCGTGGCATATGTCCTCACGCCCTCCGGGCGGACGGTCGCGGCGACGCCGGTGGCCTCCGCGATACCGGTGGAGAAGGCGGCCGGACTGCTGGGGGAGGCCGTGCCCGTCGACGCGGACGGGGTCTCGCCGTACGAGCGGTGGCATCTCTACCTTCCCGACCCCGACGACGCGCCGCCGCGCATGGTTCATGAGCTGGCCTCGGTGCTGGGGCGCTGCCAGGAGGCGCGGGTGCGGGCGCGGGCCGAAGAGCGGCAGACGGCCGATGAGTTGGGGGCGTTGCTCGCGGTGCCGGGTGCCGATGGTGCGGCTGTCGTGGCTGCGCTACGGGCTTGTGGGTTGCCAGACGACGGGCCGTACCGGGTGCTTGTCGCGGAGACCGGGGCGCGGCGGGCGGGGCTGGCGGAGGGGGCGTTGGCGGAAGTCGTCGCGCATGTGGGGCAGGGCGCTGTCGGGCGGCTGGCGGACGGTACGGCCTTCGCGGTCGTGGGCGGGGTGGAGGTCGGGGCGTTGCAGGACGTCTGGCCGCTCGTCGCCGCCGCCGAGAACGGTGTGCCGCTCTACGGCGGGACCGGGGCCCCAGTCGACACCGCTCAGGCGCTCAACGGGGCGTTGGCGGAGGCGCGTTACGCGCTCGCCTCGGCGCGGAGCACCGCTGCGGCGGGCGGCTCCGCGCTCACCGATGCCGCGACGCTCACGGGGCTCGACGCGCTGCTCACCGGTGTTCCGGCCGAGGTCCGTACCGCCTACAGCCGGACCGTGCTCGGTGAACTGCGGTCCAACGCCGTGCTGTTGGAGACGCTGGAGACGTTCCTGGCCTGTGACGGTTCCTGGGCGCGGACGGCGGAGGCGCTGCATCTGCACGTCAACTCCGTGCACTACCGCATCGGCCGCATCGAGCACTTCACCGGCCGCGACCTCTCCCGCCTCTACGACCGCCTCGACCTGTGGGCGGCCCTGTTGTGCCGGACGGGCAGCGCCTAA